The proteins below come from a single Miscanthus floridulus cultivar M001 chromosome 1, ASM1932011v1, whole genome shotgun sequence genomic window:
- the LOC136505121 gene encoding protein SOB FIVE-LIKE 5-like isoform X3, translating to MDEEELATATAAASSECSSGCQSGWTTYLDDHTSSYSCGTARFHHGKARQPYYCDYSEEEDLSMISDASSGPRQQSSAGNDVEGGAAAVHANAERRGRREETTAAARRQSKRAAAASLLEDTASSPAFFGYSKAMNSGEDNGYGGADARMTEIGNAADFSYAFSTTTGFKAPLNGAALSGYMQMQYSPAPVKPMPRRQVCRDASEKKRW from the exons atggacgaggaggagctggcgacggcgacggcggcggcgagctccgAGTGCAGCAGCGGCTGCCAGTCCGGCTGGACAACCTACCTCGACGACCACACTTCCTCCTACTCCTGCGGCACCGCTCGGTTCCATCACGGCAAGGCGCGGCAGCCGTACTACTGCGACTACTCGGAGGAGGAGGACCTGTCTATGATCTCCGACGCCTCCTCCGGCCCGCGCCAGCAGAGCTCCGCCGGCAACGACGTCGAAGGTGGGGCCGCCGCGGTGCACGCCAAtgcggagaggagagggaggcggGAGGAGACGACCGCCGCGGCGAGGCGGCAGAGCAAGAGGGCCGCCGCCGCGTCCCTGCTTGAGGACACGGCCAGCTCACCGGCCTTCTTTGGCTACTCCAAG GCGATGAACTCGGGGGAGGACAATGGCTATGGCGGCGCCGACGCCCGGATGACAGAGATCGGCAATGCCGCCGACTTCTCCTACGCCTTCTCCACCACGACGGGATTCAAG GCTCCCTTAAATGGAGCTGCTTTGAGCGGCTACATGCAAATGCAGTACTCCCCGGCTCCCGTCAAGCCGATGCCCAGAAGACag GTGTGCAGAGATGCGtcggagaagaagaggtggtga
- the LOC136505121 gene encoding protein SOB FIVE-LIKE 5-like isoform X2, which produces MDEEELATATAAASSECSSGCQSGWTTYLDDHTSSYSCGTARFHHGKARQPYYCDYSEEEDLSMISDASSGPRQQSSAGNDVEGGAAAVHANAERRGRREETTAAARRQSKRAAAASLLEDTASSPAFFGYSKAMNSGEDNGYGGADARMTEIGNAADFSYAFSTTTGFKAPLNGAALSGYMQMQYSPAPVKPMPRRQVSVQRCVGEEEVVTAAC; this is translated from the exons atggacgaggaggagctggcgacggcgacggcggcggcgagctccgAGTGCAGCAGCGGCTGCCAGTCCGGCTGGACAACCTACCTCGACGACCACACTTCCTCCTACTCCTGCGGCACCGCTCGGTTCCATCACGGCAAGGCGCGGCAGCCGTACTACTGCGACTACTCGGAGGAGGAGGACCTGTCTATGATCTCCGACGCCTCCTCCGGCCCGCGCCAGCAGAGCTCCGCCGGCAACGACGTCGAAGGTGGGGCCGCCGCGGTGCACGCCAAtgcggagaggagagggaggcggGAGGAGACGACCGCCGCGGCGAGGCGGCAGAGCAAGAGGGCCGCCGCCGCGTCCCTGCTTGAGGACACGGCCAGCTCACCGGCCTTCTTTGGCTACTCCAAG GCGATGAACTCGGGGGAGGACAATGGCTATGGCGGCGCCGACGCCCGGATGACAGAGATCGGCAATGCCGCCGACTTCTCCTACGCCTTCTCCACCACGACGGGATTCAAG GCTCCCTTAAATGGAGCTGCTTTGAGCGGCTACATGCAAATGCAGTACTCCCCGGCTCCCGTCAAGCCGATGCCCAGAAGACaggtga GTGTGCAGAGATGCGtcggagaagaagaggtggtgacTGCCGCGTGTTGA
- the LOC136505121 gene encoding protein SOB FIVE-LIKE 5-like isoform X1, whose amino-acid sequence MDEEELATATAAASSECSSGCQSGWTTYLDDHTSSYSCGTARFHHGKARQPYYCDYSEEEDLSMISDASSGPRQQSSAGNDVEGGAAAVHANAERRGRREETTAAARRQSKRAAAASLLEDTASSPAFFGYSKAMNSGEDNGYGGADARMTEIGNAADFSYAFSTTTGFKAPLNGAALSGYMQMQYSPAPVKPMPRRQVSECAEMRRRRRGGDCRVLIEGGDCRCRLE is encoded by the exons atggacgaggaggagctggcgacggcgacggcggcggcgagctccgAGTGCAGCAGCGGCTGCCAGTCCGGCTGGACAACCTACCTCGACGACCACACTTCCTCCTACTCCTGCGGCACCGCTCGGTTCCATCACGGCAAGGCGCGGCAGCCGTACTACTGCGACTACTCGGAGGAGGAGGACCTGTCTATGATCTCCGACGCCTCCTCCGGCCCGCGCCAGCAGAGCTCCGCCGGCAACGACGTCGAAGGTGGGGCCGCCGCGGTGCACGCCAAtgcggagaggagagggaggcggGAGGAGACGACCGCCGCGGCGAGGCGGCAGAGCAAGAGGGCCGCCGCCGCGTCCCTGCTTGAGGACACGGCCAGCTCACCGGCCTTCTTTGGCTACTCCAAG GCGATGAACTCGGGGGAGGACAATGGCTATGGCGGCGCCGACGCCCGGATGACAGAGATCGGCAATGCCGCCGACTTCTCCTACGCCTTCTCCACCACGACGGGATTCAAG GCTCCCTTAAATGGAGCTGCTTTGAGCGGCTACATGCAAATGCAGTACTCCCCGGCTCCCGTCAAGCCGATGCCCAGAAGACaggtgagtga GTGTGCAGAGATGCGtcggagaagaagaggtggtgacTGCCGCGTGTTGATCGAAGGTGGTGACTGCCGATGCCGGTTGGAGTGA